Below is a window of Hyalangium ruber DNA.
GCACCGGCTCAACCGGGTTCGCCCGGGCGAGCGCTTCTCCATCGCGACGCTGCTCGAATACATGATGGTGGACAGCGACAACGCCGCGGCGGATCTCCTCATCCGCCGCGTGGGCCTGGACAACGTGAAGGCGCGGCTCGTCGCTCGGGGAATCCAAACGGGCCCGGTGGCCTCGCTCCTGGAGGAGCGCCGCCGCATCTACGCCAGGCTCGACCCGAGCGCACACAACCTCTCCCCGAGCCAGATTCGCGCCCTGGGCCAGCATGACTCCCCCGGCTCGCGCGCCCGCTTCCTCTCGGAGCTGCTGGGGCACTCGCCCGCGTGGACTGGCCGGGAGCTCGACGCGGCCTTCAGCGCCTTCTACGCCGAGAACGTGAACTCCGCCTCCATGCGGGAGATGGGGCAGCTCCTGGCGCAGGTCGCGCGCTGTGAGGGGCTGAGCGCGGAGAGCTGCTCTCGGGCGCATGCGCTGATGCGCGCGTGCCGCACGGGGCGCGGTCGCATCGCCGCCGGGCTTCCCGCGACGGCGAGCTGGGCACACAAGACCGGGACACAGCACCGGCGCGCGTGTGACCTGGGCATCCTGTACCTCCAGCCCCAGCGTCCCATCATCATCGCCGCGTGTACGCGGAGCTTCTGGCGTGTCTCGGATGCAGAGCACCTGTTCGCGCGCCTGGGCCGCATCATCTCGACCGCCGCGGCCCACCAGACACAGTAAAGTGGCGGCCCCATGTCACAGGACCCGCCTGTCTCTAGCGACTCCGTGCGTACCTCCGGGTGGCGAATCGCGCTGCTCACCGTCGCGCCGAACGTGGTGCATAACTTCACGCACTTCCTGCGCTCGCGGAACCATGACGTGGTGGCGCTGGTGGCTCCTGCGGGGGTGCATGGCCATCGGCCTCGGAACGCCGCCGGGTGGAACGACATGGCGCGGCTGCTCGAGGCGGCGCCTCCCTCACTCGACGTCGTCATTGCCAGCGAGCGCGCCCACCTCACGCCGCTGCTCGCGTCCCTGAAGCCGGACTTGCTGCTGTGCTTCTTCTTCCCCTGGCGAATTCCTCCTGAAGCCCTCGCGGTGGCACCGCTGGGTGCCGTCAACGGGCACCCCTCGCTGCTGCCGCGCTACCGGGGGCCCAACCCCCTGGGCTGGACGCTGCGCAACGATGACCGGGAGCTGGGGCTGTCCTTCCACCGGATGGATGCGCACTTCGACACCGGCCCGCTGCTCGACCAGGACCGAGCGCCCATCGAGGACTCGGACACCGAGGAAGTCATCGCGGACAAGATGATGAACCTCGCCATGATGATGATGCCGCAGGTCCTCGAGCGCGTGGCCTGGGGGGATGCGGGCGAGCCTCAGCCCGCGACGGGAGGCAGCCAGGCGCCCTTCTTCGAGCCGGCCTACCGTGAGCTGGACTGGCGCCAGCCGGCGCGGGCGCTCCACCTCCAGGTGCGCGCCTGTCGCTTCGGCGCCTGGAAGGACCTGGAGGGCGATGCACGCGCCACCCTGGAGGGCCGGCGGGTGCGGGTGCAGCGCACCCAGCTCGTGGACGGAGCGACGAGGCCGTCCGCGTCCAGCACCGTGTCACCGGGGACCGTGCTGGCGCGCGAGAGCGATGGGGTGCTCGTCCAGTGCGGCGATGGCCCGCTTCGGTTGCTCCGGTACGCCCCCGAATGAGTGGCTCAGTGGGGCGCCGCCACATCGGTGGCGGGCAGGCCCGTTCCCGAGCCGCGTGAGACGCGAGGGAAGAACAGGCTCGCGGCGAAGGCCCCGGCGGTGGCGGCGCAGATGATCCAGAAGTTGATGGACAGGCCCGTGCCGAGCGCGCCGCTCAGTGTCTGGAGGATGTCCACCGGCAGGCCCCGCCCGTGCTCGGGGCCGAGCAGCTCATTGGCGGCGGAGATGGGCACGCGCGGATCCTTCATCAGCTGAGACACCATCACCGCGCCCATCAGCCCCACGCCGAGCGCCCCGCCGATGGTGCGGAAGAACATGTTGCTGGCGGTGGCCACGCCTCGCAGTTCCCACCCCACGCTGGTCTGCACTCCGATGAGCAGGGCGGTGGAGGCAAAGCCGAGGCCGATGCCAAACAGCCCCATCGCCACCTCCGGCACCAGGATGGACACGTCCGGCTTGAACAACAGCGCCATCAACCCGGTGCCCACCACCGTCAGCCCGAGTCCTCCCACGATGAACGGACGCAAGCCTGTCCGGAGCAGCAGCTTGCCGGCGACCACGCTCGCGATGGGCCAGCCGACGATCATCGGGGTGATCATCCCTCCGGCCAGCGTGGCCGAGCCGCCCAGCACGCCCTGCACGTACAGCGGCACATAGGTGGTGGCCCCGAACATGGCCGCGGAGAAGAGCGCGCCGGCGATCGCGGAGATGGCGATGGCCGGAATCTTGAAGATGGACATGGGGATGACGGGCGCGGCGACCTTGCGCTCCACGAGGACGAAGGCCACGAGCAGGACGGCGGCCGCCAGCAGCGCCCACAGGTTCTGTCCCATGCCCTGCACGCCAATGAGGAGCATCACCACGCCGGCCGACAGCAGCGCCGCGCCCGCGAAGTCCAGCTTCTGCGGCTTGCGCTGCACCTGCTCATGGAAACAGAACACCAGCAGGCCGACGACGCCGATCCCCACGGGGACATTGATGAAGAAGACCCAGTGCCAGGAGAGGTACTTCACGATGAGGCCACCGGTGAGCGGGCCGATGAGCCCCGCCAGTCCCCACACCCCACTGAAGGCCCCCTGCACCTTCGCGCGCTCCTCCAGGCTGAAGATGTCCCCGATGATGGTGAGCACGACGGGCTGCATCGCTCCGGCCCCCAGTCCCTGAAGGGTCCGGGAGGCGATCAGCACGTTCATGGAGGTGGACAGGCCGCTGGCGATGGAGCCAAGGAGGAACAGGCCGATTCCGAAGAGGAGGATGGGCTTGCGTCCGTAGAGGTCCGACAGCTTCCCGTAAATGGGCACGGTGATGGTGGAGGACAGCATGTACGCGGTGAAGACCCAGGCGTAGCTCTGGAGTCCTCCCAGGTCACTGACCACCGTGGGCATGGCGGTGGAGACGACGGTCATCTCCAGGGCGGCCATGAAGAGGCTCAAGGCCAGGGCCAGGGTGGTCAGGGGACGGTGGGTGGTTCTCATGCTGTCGGCCGGCGCGGGAGGAGGTGCCTCCTTAACCGGCGAGGGCGGGGGCCGCCACCGTCAAGTAGGCCCGCCTGCCGTCCAACCGGGCGCCGGGCCAAGGGGGACAGCCGTCGCTGGCGGCTGACGGCTGCCCTCACCCAGGCCAGGACCTACGGGCTCGGCTCAGGGGTACTGTGCCGAGTAGCAGGAGGCCGTCCACTGGGCCTCGTAGTATCCGGAGGGAGAACCGAAGGCGATACACTGCTCGTTGATCCGGTCGCCACAATTCACCGTGACGTTGGGGCGGCTGAACCAGCTGCTCCACTTGATCCCGCGGTGGTCCTTGCAATACCCGGAGCAGCAATAACCGTCTGAGGCCCTCAAGTCGGACGAATCGGACCCCAGCCCGCCATTGCCCTTCTCAACCGCGGCACTCGCGGGGTCTTGCTCTTCCGGCATCTCCGTCCCACAGCCAAACAGGACGACAGCACAAGCGCCTACGGCAACCAGGAAACCCTTCATCATTCAACCTCATGGAGAGAGCGCGACCACCTGGACTCGAATGGCGCGCACGCGGTGTGGCGAGAGTCTCTACTCTTCGCAATTCTCGCAGGCAAATGAGGTCTCGAAGGCTTTATCTGGCGATGAACGCGTCGCCAGGAAGCAGCCCGCACGGTCTCCCGGGATGGGCTCGTGGACACGCTTCCCAGGCTGCTCGGCAAACCGGTGGGGCGCTAGACCTCCTCGAATCGCGCGCCCGTAACGCCCATGTCCTCTATGGCGTTCTTGATCTCCTCGGAAACGAGCAAGGCAACCTCCCACCCTTCGGGGCGAAACACCTCAGCGTTCCCTACTTTTCGCTTGTCGATGCGCAGGCGGTCCACGCCCATGTATTGCCCGACCTTGTCGGGGACTCCGTGTTCTGGAGTCCAGAATCGCACCTTGGAGGCTTCCTCATCGATGCAGCGAATGAGGCGCGTTGCCACGAGCACGAGGTACTGATCCGGTTGGCCCTCGATATCCGCGGGGATGAGCTGGACGTCGCCGGAGGCGCGATCCGCCAACATGGCAGCAACCTTGATGTGGACGACGGGGATGCTCACTAGCGCCCAGGAAAAGTCCAGCGGCCTGCCTGCAATCTTGATGGGGATCTTCAACCGTCCTTCGACGTGGACGGGCGTCCCCCTGATGAAGTCCCAGTCATGCATTTTGCGGCCATGTCCGTTGATGGGCGTAGCCAAGTACCAGCGCTGGGGAACATAGAGATCGTCGGCTAGCTGGAAGAAGCGCGCGGACATAGGGAAGTTCTAGCGTCATTTCCCCAGGGTGACGAGTTGGTTCAACTCCGTTCCGGGCGTGGAGATCTGCTTGGCGAGATCATCCAGCGTGGGCAGCAACCGCGCCCGGCATTCCGCGATGGTGCGACAGCCTCCCAGCGCCCTCTGCAAAGTCTCCAAGATGATCTGATGGTATCGCTGCGGGTGCGGCCCCTTGTGTCCCTGGAGCGGCACGATGTTCTCGCGGTCCTTCAGCCTCATTCCCGCCCTAGCGAAAAGCTCCTCGAACAGAGGGGTCCACGGCCCACCACGCAAGGAGGATTTCTTGTTCGCGATGGTTGCAATGTGGTGCTTCTCCGTGCGGTCAGTGCGCGCGCCGCGCACAGCCATCGCCACCGCGCCCGGTGCCAGCGCCACGCTGAAGCCCTCGGCAGTCACCGTCACCGACTCCGCCGCGCTCACCTCTGACAACAGGATGCCTTCGCGGCCTGCGGCCTGCATCGACACCTGCGCCGACCCCGGCAGCGTCCCCACCTGCGCTGCGAAGCCCTTCGCCGTGTGCGTCAGCAGCGCCATCGCAATCATGGCGAACGCTTGCGCCGCCTCACGCGAGAACAGCTTGCCGAACTTCTCGCCCGCCTCGCGGATCTGCTCGAAGGTGGTGGCAACCTTCACCTCTTCCATCAACTGGAACCAACCAGTGATCAGGTTGTAGAGCGTCTGGGCGCCCACCCAGAGAATCAGCCCCACGGTCGCCCATGCGGCGATGAACTTGCTGACA
It encodes the following:
- a CDS encoding methionyl-tRNA formyltransferase, whose protein sequence is MRTSGWRIALLTVAPNVVHNFTHFLRSRNHDVVALVAPAGVHGHRPRNAAGWNDMARLLEAAPPSLDVVIASERAHLTPLLASLKPDLLLCFFFPWRIPPEALAVAPLGAVNGHPSLLPRYRGPNPLGWTLRNDDRELGLSFHRMDAHFDTGPLLDQDRAPIEDSDTEEVIADKMMNLAMMMMPQVLERVAWGDAGEPQPATGGSQAPFFEPAYRELDWRQPARALHLQVRACRFGAWKDLEGDARATLEGRRVRVQRTQLVDGATRPSASSTVSPGTVLARESDGVLVQCGDGPLRLLRYAPE
- a CDS encoding serine hydrolase, whose translation is MSAKAVGVCGLLLAVLATPPAEARWTSALPSLVEEAARDFDGELSLYVLDVESGDTYAYKADTPTYLSSAIKLGVMLEVLHQADLQQLTWHEELEFGPEDLRDGMHRLNRVRPGERFSIATLLEYMMVDSDNAAADLLIRRVGLDNVKARLVARGIQTGPVASLLEERRRIYARLDPSAHNLSPSQIRALGQHDSPGSRARFLSELLGHSPAWTGRELDAAFSAFYAENVNSASMREMGQLLAQVARCEGLSAESCSRAHALMRACRTGRGRIAAGLPATASWAHKTGTQHRRACDLGILYLQPQRPIIIAACTRSFWRVSDAEHLFARLGRIISTAAAHQTQ
- a CDS encoding imm11 family protein encodes the protein MSARFFQLADDLYVPQRWYLATPINGHGRKMHDWDFIRGTPVHVEGRLKIPIKIAGRPLDFSWALVSIPVVHIKVAAMLADRASGDVQLIPADIEGQPDQYLVLVATRLIRCIDEEASKVRFWTPEHGVPDKVGQYMGVDRLRIDKRKVGNAEVFRPEGWEVALLVSEEIKNAIEDMGVTGARFEEV
- a CDS encoding AHH domain-containing protein, with protein sequence MTPEEVTQAIRRMAREVRLSSTPRETVEKLFQLDALYGDYLYLRRERKLVPLESGAPLEGALTEEEQQLVSRYKVWCRSAHGFEGDCLGGALVRGKYMDMHGRYMLAMALSKSPVLEEFERALGELVSMRAVMQAAMTTVVTLLVLLAMPEPVSKFIAAWATVGLILWVGAQTLYNLITGWFQLMEEVKVATTFEQIREAGEKFGKLFSREAAQAFAMIAMALLTHTAKGFAAQVGTLPGSAQVSMQAAGREGILLSEVSAAESVTVTAEGFSVALAPGAVAMAVRGARTDRTEKHHIATIANKKSSLRGGPWTPLFEELFARAGMRLKDRENIVPLQGHKGPHPQRYHQIILETLQRALGGCRTIAECRARLLPTLDDLAKQISTPGTELNQLVTLGK
- a CDS encoding MDR family MFS transporter, which translates into the protein MRTTHRPLTTLALALSLFMAALEMTVVSTAMPTVVSDLGGLQSYAWVFTAYMLSSTITVPIYGKLSDLYGRKPILLFGIGLFLLGSIASGLSTSMNVLIASRTLQGLGAGAMQPVVLTIIGDIFSLEERAKVQGAFSGVWGLAGLIGPLTGGLIVKYLSWHWVFFINVPVGIGVVGLLVFCFHEQVQRKPQKLDFAGAALLSAGVVMLLIGVQGMGQNLWALLAAAVLLVAFVLVERKVAAPVIPMSIFKIPAIAISAIAGALFSAAMFGATTYVPLYVQGVLGGSATLAGGMITPMIVGWPIASVVAGKLLLRTGLRPFIVGGLGLTVVGTGLMALLFKPDVSILVPEVAMGLFGIGLGFASTALLIGVQTSVGWELRGVATASNMFFRTIGGALGVGLMGAVMVSQLMKDPRVPISAANELLGPEHGRGLPVDILQTLSGALGTGLSINFWIICAATAGAFAASLFFPRVSRGSGTGLPATDVAAPH